DNA from Pseudomonadota bacterium:
CATGTTTAATGTATGCAGTTCAAGCAGATGGTTGCGAAGTAACCACTGTCGAGGGGCTTTCGGAAGCGGATGGCACATTAAGCATACTGCAAGATTGTTTTTGTGAAACGCACGCCATGCAATGTGGATATTGTACTCCTGGTATGCTTATAGCAGGTCATTCTCTGCTCCAAGAAAACCCTAGCCCCAGTGAGATGGAAATAGTCGAGGCCATAGGAGGTAATATCTGCAGGTGCACAGGTTACAGGCAAATTATCGAGGCAATTGCACTTGCTGCAAGCCGTCTTAAGGAGGCGTCGTGACCGAGTATCGTTACGTGAGCAAACCCCGGAGGACAAAAGAAGACCGTCGTTTTGTTACGGGACAAGGAAGTTTTGTGGGCGACATTAAATGCCATGGTATGAAGCATGTCGCATTGGTAATGAGCCCGTTCCCTTCAGCCGAGATCAAGTCGATTGATGCTACGGAGGCGCTTGCCCTTGATGGCGTGCATTATGTATTGACAGGACTAGAATTAGAAAACGCAACCAATTCACTGATGTCAGGTCTAGATTTGCCGAACTATCACCGTTACCCACTTGCCTCAAAGGTAACGCGCTATGCTGGGGAGTGGGTAGCCGCTGTTGTTGCCGATAGTCGTTATATTGCTGAAGATGCTGCGGAACTAGTTTATGTGGATTATGAGGCATTGGATTTCGTTGTAGATCCAGAAGAAGCGATAAAGCCAGGAGCCCCGTTGGTACATCCTGAGATCGGTGGAAATATTTTTTTTCAGCGTAAGTTTGAATGGGGCCCTGTTGATGACGATTTTGAATCAGCTGATCACGCTATTAGTTACAGAGCCCGCTGGAGCCGTAATTCAACGGTGCCAATTGAGACATTTGGTGTGGTAGCTCAATGGAGTTCTTCAGAAAAATTACTCGATGTCTGGGCTTCGATCCAAATGCCGAAGTATCAGGAACAAATTAGTAATGCCCTAAAACTTTCATCGAATAGTGTTCGCGTTCATTATGATGTTGACGTAGGAGGCAGCTACGGGGTCAAACGCGGTATAAAGCATTCAGTTTTAGTGGGGTATCTCTCCATGAAACTGGGTTATCCTGTGCGGTTGATAGAGGATAGGCTTGAAAATATGATTGGCGGAGATGCTCACGGGCCAGACCGTATTTTTGATGTTGACATGGCTTTCGACGGTGAAGGAATTATCAAGTCTTTGCGGATGCGTGCATTGGATGATGCTGGCGCGTCTCCTGGACGTGCCCCTCTTCAACTAGGAAAACCGGTTACCGCTATAGTTGGTCCTTACCGGATTGGCAGTGTCGAATATGAAGCTATCTCTGTAAGTACACATAAGACAACACAAGAGGCTGTGAGAGGATTTGGTCAGTCGCCGACAAATTTTGCAATAGAGGTTGGAATTGATAAAGTAGCGCGCTTTCTAAATTTAGATCGATTTGAAGTCCGGCGCAGAAATTTTATTCAAAAGGATGAATTTCCTTATGAAATACCCAGCGGCACCTCTTACGACAGCGGTGATTATCATGCTGTTCTGAACAAAACCGAGAAACTAGCAAATATAAGATCGTTAATATCAAAACGCGATCAAATCCGGGCAGAGGGAAAGTTTGCAGGCATTGGAATTGCTACTTGTCTTGAGCCATCTGGAGGAAATGCAGGATTTGAGCCGCTTTTTAATGAAAAAAATCCTACAACGACTTGGATGGAAAGCTGTCAAGTTAAGATTGACCTCAATGGCTCTATCACAGGTATTATTGCGACCACATCGGCAGGCCAGGGACATGAATCTTTAGTTTCTACGGTTATTGGCGAGGTACTACAACGCAATCCAGACTCAATTAGGGTCACACGCACGGATTCGCTCGCAAGTTTGCCGAGCAATAGTCCGGTTGGAAGCAGGATGGCAATAATGTTGGGTGGTGCGGCACAAGGTGCATCGGAGAAGATAAGGAAGCAAC
Protein-coding regions in this window:
- a CDS encoding xanthine dehydrogenase family protein molybdopterin-binding subunit yields the protein MTEYRYVSKPRRTKEDRRFVTGQGSFVGDIKCHGMKHVALVMSPFPSAEIKSIDATEALALDGVHYVLTGLELENATNSLMSGLDLPNYHRYPLASKVTRYAGEWVAAVVADSRYIAEDAAELVYVDYEALDFVVDPEEAIKPGAPLVHPEIGGNIFFQRKFEWGPVDDDFESADHAISYRARWSRNSTVPIETFGVVAQWSSSEKLLDVWASIQMPKYQEQISNALKLSSNSVRVHYDVDVGGSYGVKRGIKHSVLVGYLSMKLGYPVRLIEDRLENMIGGDAHGPDRIFDVDMAFDGEGIIKSLRMRALDDAGASPGRAPLQLGKPVTAIVGPYRIGSVEYEAISVSTHKTTQEAVRGFGQSPTNFAIEVGIDKVARFLNLDRFEVRRRNFIQKDEFPYEIPSGTSYDSGDYHAVLNKTEKLANIRSLISKRDQIRAEGKFAGIGIATCLEPSGGNAGFEPLFNEKNPTTTWMESCQVKIDLNGSITGIIATTSAGQGHESLVSTVIGEVLQRNPDSIRVTRTDSLASLPSNSPVGSRMAIMLGGAAQGASEKIRKQLIRIAAHNLQLPVNQLEYCNGDVLARKEPHIKIEWCELIEIAHRRYHDLPDNMEPGLQARHVWEVPTGGSMPTPDGKVQMYPCYSFEAHIPLVSIDPLTGQVTIQDYYIGHDCGTQINPHIVHGMTYGGIAHGIGAALYEKFEYNDDGQLLAGTFMDYLLPSAHEIPKVNMVDHCTPSPLTPMGQKGSGEGGYLGAPAAIASAVNDALEPIGSEILTLPMRVQDIEEVLCDAIQAG
- a CDS encoding (2Fe-2S)-binding protein; protein product: MSEQYLKKINVTVNGMSQVAQIPPRMTLLDFLRDELDLTGSHAGCEHGVCGACSVIHDGAPVRSCLMYAVQADGCEVTTVEGLSEADGTLSILQDCFCETHAMQCGYCTPGMLIAGHSLLQENPSPSEMEIVEAIGGNICRCTGYRQIIEAIALAASRLKEAS